In the Arthrobacter sp. 31Y genome, one interval contains:
- a CDS encoding class I SAM-dependent methyltransferase: MSSEVVRAAYSARAAEYTSLFGAISSTHPADQQLVLEWASGLSGKVLDAGCGPGQWTNFLHSAGVEIEGVDVVPEFIETAKQHYPEVQFSVGSLETLPTAKQSLAGILAWYSVIHTPPATIGGVLDEFARCIKPGGSLLLGFFEGPALEPFLHAVTPAYFWPAEEISARLLKAGFVVVSTHSRVDPGARPHAAIVARRADSEGGSCGNRTEGSTRPAPGYSRQRVGNVWAPAVI, translated from the coding sequence ATGTCATCTGAAGTTGTGCGAGCCGCCTATTCTGCGCGTGCAGCCGAGTACACCTCGCTGTTCGGAGCCATCAGCAGCACCCATCCGGCAGATCAGCAGCTCGTTCTTGAGTGGGCCAGCGGCCTGTCCGGCAAAGTTTTGGACGCTGGCTGCGGACCTGGGCAGTGGACTAACTTCCTGCACTCCGCCGGGGTTGAGATCGAAGGGGTGGACGTAGTTCCGGAGTTCATCGAGACTGCCAAGCAGCACTACCCGGAGGTTCAGTTCTCAGTCGGATCCCTTGAAACGCTGCCCACGGCGAAACAATCGCTTGCGGGAATCCTCGCGTGGTACTCGGTGATTCACACTCCCCCGGCCACCATCGGCGGGGTTCTGGACGAGTTTGCCCGATGCATCAAACCCGGCGGCAGCCTCTTACTCGGCTTCTTCGAAGGCCCTGCGCTCGAGCCATTCCTGCACGCAGTGACTCCCGCCTATTTCTGGCCTGCGGAGGAAATATCGGCCCGGCTTCTGAAGGCCGGTTTCGTGGTGGTTAGCACGCACTCCCGCGTTGACCCTGGAGCCCGTCCGCACGCCGCGATTGTCGCCCGGCGCGCTGACTCTGAGGGTGGGTCCTGCGGGAATCGAACCGAAGGTTCGACCAGACCCGCGCCGGGCTACTCGCGGCAAAGAGTCGGCAATGTTTGGGCGCCGGCGGTCATTTGA